In a genomic window of Cytobacillus sp. FSL H8-0458:
- a CDS encoding NAD-dependent epimerase/dehydratase family protein, which yields MKTAAVLGATGGMGYALTEALCRRNIKTIAFARSEENLLNFKKDWGPNAVIHSGDALNPDDAEKAVTEADAVFHAINIPYPDWDPALSIILHNILQACSKHHKPFIYADNIYSYGLQSGPANEVSPKNPHTKKGMLRQTLIEMIKNSGVPYIIAHFPDFYGPHTGNTLLHYTLSKIIEKNKGMFVGKTDIQREFIFTKDGAEALAELALNKNSYGEVWNIPGAGTITGEEIASIVSNHLNRDVTFRPVHKWMIRAIGVFDPMMREYTELMYLNQTPVILDGSKYEARIGTLPKTPYETGIKMTLDHLLNKRNAAL from the coding sequence ATGAAAACAGCTGCAGTTTTAGGAGCAACAGGCGGAATGGGCTATGCTTTAACAGAAGCATTATGCCGCAGAAATATTAAAACTATTGCTTTTGCAAGGTCTGAAGAAAATCTGCTTAATTTCAAAAAAGACTGGGGACCAAATGCTGTTATCCATTCAGGCGATGCACTGAATCCAGATGATGCTGAAAAGGCAGTGACAGAAGCGGATGCAGTTTTTCATGCCATCAATATCCCTTACCCTGACTGGGATCCCGCACTCTCAATTATCTTACATAATATCCTGCAGGCTTGCAGCAAACATCATAAGCCTTTTATTTATGCTGATAATATATATTCCTATGGCCTCCAATCCGGCCCAGCTAACGAAGTTTCTCCCAAGAATCCGCACACAAAAAAAGGCATGCTGCGCCAAACCTTAATTGAGATGATAAAAAACTCAGGCGTGCCATACATCATTGCCCACTTTCCTGACTTTTACGGCCCACATACAGGAAACACACTCTTACACTATACACTCAGCAAGATTATTGAAAAAAATAAGGGCATGTTTGTCGGCAAAACCGATATTCAGAGAGAATTCATTTTTACTAAAGATGGAGCAGAAGCGTTAGCCGAACTTGCATTGAATAAAAACTCATACGGTGAAGTGTGGAATATCCCTGGTGCAGGGACCATAACCGGTGAAGAAATAGCCAGTATTGTTTCTAACCATCTAAATAGAGACGTTACCTTCAGACCTGTCCATAAATGGATGATTCGTGCCATCGGTGTTTTTGATCCCATGATGAGGGAGTATACTGAATTGATGTATTTGAATCAGACTCCTGTTATTTTGGACGGCAGTAAATATGAAGCGAGAATCGGCACTCTCCCTAAAACACCATACGAGACTGGAATTAAAATGACACTGGATCATTTATTAAACAAAAGGAATGCCGCACTCTAA
- a CDS encoding magnesium transporter CorA family protein, whose protein sequence is MEKEYNEDNWTWHRYDHLDEIDFNDAGHYKEALQAWAKNTSESKTNVMEIDTSIRNKEFLSGSLIYQQTTKEQHENSMFHYFLTRDFLLTVDFDSSVIQSDQSLLLKKMDYTDNAIDGFFVILGEILSDNIKKIDKFEVRLNDLLWKIKDKNNINRLEEIYELRHQILVWKNIMIPVKEIRLGVEETFGEDVTDGIEFKRTCKRIERGYTLVREFQQEIDDLVNFEEMVSMHRGNEIVKTLTVITTLMTPIATWGALWGMNFKIMPELEWKYGYLFSIIIIIASTAALYIMLVKKGWMGDILRGKKKNSFFK, encoded by the coding sequence ATGGAAAAGGAATATAATGAGGACAACTGGACATGGCACCGTTACGATCATTTAGATGAAATTGACTTTAATGATGCTGGCCACTATAAAGAAGCACTGCAGGCATGGGCCAAAAACACTTCCGAGAGCAAAACAAATGTTATGGAGATAGATACTTCCATCCGTAATAAGGAATTTCTCAGCGGCTCTCTCATTTATCAGCAGACAACAAAGGAGCAACATGAAAATAGTATGTTCCACTATTTTCTGACAAGGGATTTTCTCCTTACCGTTGACTTTGATTCGTCTGTCATTCAGTCTGATCAATCACTGCTTTTGAAAAAAATGGATTATACCGATAATGCCATTGATGGATTTTTTGTGATTTTAGGCGAAATTCTGAGCGATAACATTAAGAAGATTGATAAGTTTGAAGTACGGCTAAATGATCTGTTGTGGAAAATAAAGGATAAAAATAATATTAATCGCCTGGAAGAAATCTATGAGCTCCGTCACCAGATCCTCGTGTGGAAAAATATAATGATTCCTGTTAAGGAAATCAGGCTTGGTGTAGAAGAAACCTTTGGTGAAGATGTTACAGACGGAATTGAATTTAAACGAACCTGCAAGCGAATTGAAAGAGGCTATACGCTGGTGCGTGAGTTTCAGCAGGAAATTGATGACCTTGTGAATTTTGAAGAAATGGTATCCATGCACCGGGGAAACGAAATCGTGAAGACGCTCACGGTCATTACCACTCTTATGACTCCGATTGCAACCTGGGGAGCGCTCTGGGGCATGAACTTCAAAATTATGCCCGAACTGGAATGGAAGTATGGGTATTTGTTCTCCATTATCATTATCATTGCTTCTACGGCAGCCCTCTATATCATGCTTGTTAAAAAAGGCTGGATGGGTGATATCCTGAGAGGAAAAAAGAAAAATTCATTCTTTAAATAA
- a CDS encoding TrkA C-terminal domain-containing protein encodes MGVLFILIYLGIVLAVIEIHTLIFTYTGLDKHIARFQVISMLTGTGFTTGESELIIDHPIRRRFGAFLILFGAFSLAVIISAISSILSDEFFTAKISIVAAALIVVIITLKMPKVRDYLSEKLKHELEEHYDFRDLPIREALLTDDTDHVLDYTISESCDFIDKELREVIEEDEDINVLYIQRGEIKIRKDRLLTELQEGDHIILYGDEQTIENKFGKNNEEKR; translated from the coding sequence ATGGGCGTTCTTTTTATCCTGATTTATTTGGGAATCGTTTTAGCTGTTATCGAAATTCATACCCTTATCTTTACATATACCGGGCTTGATAAGCATATTGCGAGATTTCAGGTGATCAGTATGCTTACAGGCACCGGCTTTACAACTGGGGAATCGGAACTGATCATCGACCATCCGATCCGCAGAAGGTTCGGAGCATTTTTAATTTTATTTGGTGCATTTTCATTGGCAGTTATCATTTCGGCAATCAGCAGCATTCTGTCAGATGAATTTTTCACTGCCAAGATCTCGATCGTGGCAGCAGCCCTGATCGTGGTTATAATTACTTTAAAGATGCCTAAAGTGCGGGATTATCTTTCGGAGAAGCTTAAGCATGAGCTCGAAGAACATTACGATTTTCGCGACCTCCCGATAAGAGAAGCGCTGCTGACAGATGATACTGATCATGTGTTGGACTATACAATCAGTGAATCATGTGATTTCATTGATAAAGAATTAAGGGAAGTGATTGAAGAAGACGAAGATATCAATGTGCTATACATTCAGAGAGGGGAAATAAAGATCAGAAAAGACCGGCTTCTTACGGAACTCCAAGAAGGCGACCATATTATCCTGTATGGAGACGAACAAACGATTGAGAACAAATTCGGGAAAAATAATGAAGAAAAAAGATAA
- a CDS encoding polysaccharide biosynthesis protein: MSKFFKGVLLLAMAAFASECIEFVVNMVLARELGERGLGMYMSILPTIFLIVLLASFELPISISKFIAEKDKRYHLSMLHHVIKLTIIFTAVLVPAVAFIIPFISVFNEYHPLLRWVVIGFIPIVSFSSIARGFFMGKHQMGKIAASNFLRKSVQLLLLVVLYQAFQFDVNTAVFIAFCTFVGSEAVVFLYLLNMFIIQYQRIKKEPSDFISGKSVRQNLISVSVPTTALRVFHALTHAVQPFLIKAALLKAGVPGEVATEHFGMLAGVAMTIGFFPSFIAHSFLIMLIPTVSKEYADHNLGELRRLLQQVFFVTFLYGIPSVVFFYFFAQPLTEMFFHSTDAAVYLQLLWPFFLLHFFIIPMQAYLIGLGLMKDAFYHSVWSTVVSFSAMFVLGSMHSLQMDGIIVGMNMGAVLMAMMHYVTVCKKIGLTLYLSPVKQFN; the protein is encoded by the coding sequence ATGAGTAAATTCTTCAAAGGAGTCTTATTGCTTGCAATGGCGGCTTTTGCAAGCGAATGTATAGAGTTTGTGGTGAATATGGTGCTCGCCCGGGAACTGGGGGAAAGGGGACTCGGCATGTACATGTCGATTTTGCCGACCATATTTTTAATTGTGCTGCTGGCCAGTTTTGAGCTTCCCATCTCTATTTCCAAATTCATTGCGGAAAAGGATAAAAGATACCATCTCAGCATGCTTCATCATGTCATCAAGCTGACCATTATCTTTACGGCCGTTTTAGTGCCGGCTGTAGCGTTTATTATTCCGTTTATCAGTGTCTTTAATGAGTACCACCCGCTCTTAAGATGGGTTGTGATCGGATTCATCCCCATCGTGTCCTTTTCCTCGATTGCCAGAGGCTTTTTCATGGGCAAGCATCAAATGGGGAAAATTGCAGCCTCTAATTTTCTGCGCAAATCCGTTCAGCTCCTGCTGCTCGTGGTTCTTTATCAGGCCTTTCAATTTGATGTCAATACAGCGGTCTTTATTGCCTTTTGTACATTTGTAGGAAGCGAGGCTGTTGTTTTTCTATACTTGCTGAATATGTTTATTATTCAGTATCAGCGGATTAAAAAAGAGCCATCTGATTTCATCAGCGGAAAAAGTGTGAGGCAGAACCTAATCTCTGTGTCTGTTCCGACAACGGCTTTAAGGGTCTTCCATGCTCTGACACATGCTGTTCAGCCGTTTTTGATCAAGGCGGCGCTCTTAAAAGCAGGAGTGCCGGGCGAAGTTGCAACAGAACATTTTGGAATGCTCGCCGGTGTCGCCATGACCATTGGTTTTTTTCCATCCTTTATAGCCCATTCTTTTTTAATCATGCTGATCCCGACAGTCTCCAAAGAGTATGCTGATCATAATCTGGGGGAGCTTCGAAGACTTCTTCAGCAGGTGTTCTTTGTCACTTTTTTATATGGGATTCCATCAGTTGTTTTTTTCTATTTCTTTGCACAGCCGCTGACCGAGATGTTTTTTCACTCGACAGATGCAGCCGTATATTTACAGTTGCTTTGGCCTTTCTTTCTGCTCCACTTTTTCATAATCCCGATGCAGGCCTATTTAATCGGCCTGGGGCTGATGAAGGATGCGTTTTATCATTCCGTCTGGTCAACCGTTGTTTCATTCTCGGCCATGTTTGTGCTTGGCTCGATGCACAGCCTGCAGATGGACGGAATTATTGTGGGCATGAATATGGGCGCTGTTCTCATGGCGATGATGCATTATGTAACAGTATGCAAAAAAATTGGCCTGACACTCTATCTATCGCCAGTTAAGCAATTTAACTGA
- a CDS encoding YjiH family protein — MKAETRIKPQAVTGEYWKFIIPSLIGSLLFLVPVKFQGDVTIGVGILASLLGKAFSEQMPAIIIFILGISVFLSILTKAAKPAFILDNKFLKGLFDTGTFGLTMRVLGFAVGIMTFYEIGPEFIWSRNTGGVVLYDLAPVLLTWFLFAGILLPLLVEFGLMEFIGALVQKFMRPFFTLPGRSSIDCLASWMGAGTVGVLVTTKQYDEGFYTKREAAVIATTFSIASVAFSLVVANVVGLGHLFIPFYLTVSAACVVAALIMPRIPPLSRKPDTYYEPVGQQIDETIPDGVSKLKWGWEQAIDKARNAPGPKKLLTNGIETVLDIWMGLIPLVMSLGAAALIIAEYTPAFKFISYPLIPVLEFMQLPEAGAAAQTMLVGFADMFLPAVIGSGIESELTRFVVAGLSLTQLVYMSEIGILILRSNIPLSFVDLFVIFIERTIITLPVIVLIAHVFVF; from the coding sequence ATGAAAGCTGAGACAAGGATTAAGCCGCAAGCAGTCACGGGAGAGTATTGGAAATTTATCATTCCATCTTTAATTGGATCGCTCCTATTTCTGGTTCCAGTTAAATTTCAGGGTGACGTCACGATTGGTGTCGGTATTTTAGCTTCACTTTTAGGCAAAGCGTTCAGTGAGCAGATGCCTGCCATTATCATTTTTATTTTAGGGATATCGGTTTTTCTTTCCATCCTGACAAAAGCAGCAAAACCGGCATTTATATTGGATAATAAGTTTTTAAAGGGCTTATTTGATACTGGCACATTTGGATTGACCATGAGAGTCCTCGGATTTGCAGTAGGAATCATGACTTTTTATGAAATCGGTCCTGAGTTTATCTGGTCGCGGAATACAGGCGGAGTGGTTCTTTACGACCTGGCTCCCGTTTTGCTTACGTGGTTCCTGTTCGCAGGCATCCTTCTGCCGCTTCTAGTAGAGTTTGGTTTAATGGAGTTCATAGGGGCGCTTGTCCAAAAATTTATGAGGCCATTTTTCACACTGCCCGGTCGGTCCTCCATCGATTGCCTTGCGTCCTGGATGGGTGCCGGAACAGTCGGTGTATTGGTAACAACGAAGCAATATGATGAAGGCTTTTACACAAAAAGAGAAGCAGCGGTCATTGCGACAACCTTTTCAATTGCCTCCGTTGCTTTCAGTCTCGTCGTAGCGAATGTAGTTGGCCTTGGCCATTTATTCATTCCTTTTTACTTAACCGTTTCTGCCGCCTGTGTCGTGGCAGCATTGATTATGCCAAGAATTCCGCCATTATCCCGGAAGCCTGACACTTATTATGAGCCAGTAGGACAGCAGATTGATGAAACCATTCCGGATGGGGTTTCGAAATTGAAATGGGGATGGGAGCAGGCAATTGATAAAGCAAGGAATGCCCCGGGTCCCAAAAAGCTGTTAACCAACGGAATTGAAACTGTTTTGGATATTTGGATGGGCCTGATTCCGCTTGTGATGAGCCTGGGAGCAGCAGCCTTGATCATTGCGGAATACACGCCTGCATTTAAGTTTATTTCTTACCCGCTCATTCCGGTTTTGGAGTTTATGCAATTGCCTGAAGCAGGTGCTGCGGCGCAAACTATGCTTGTCGGATTTGCTGATATGTTCCTTCCTGCTGTTATCGGAAGCGGAATTGAAAGTGAGCTGACAAGATTCGTTGTGGCAGGGCTGTCATTAACACAATTAGTATACATGTCTGAAATCGGGATTCTGATCCTGCGTTCAAACATCCCGCTGAGCTTTGTGGATTTATTCGTTATTTTTATCGAAAGAACGATTATTACTTTACCTGTTATTGTACTGATTGCACATGTTTTTGTATTTTAG
- a CDS encoding aspartate aminotransferase family protein has product MNRENWSHLVGNISNLLAPSMAKDHPNLPVVKAEGCYYYGVDGKEYLDFTSGIAVENVGHRHPKVVQAIKDSADHLVHGPSGVIIYESILRLADELGKITPGNLDCFFFANSGTEAIEGAIKLAKYVTRRPYVVSFTGCFHGRSMGALSVSTSKSKYRKFQQPSWLTYQLPYADERDCPFGEDPEEYFPRKLEKDAETLFKHQVDPEEVACMIIEPVLGEGGYIIPPKKWMQKIREICDRHGILLIFDEVQTGFGRTGEWFAAQAFDVVPDIMAIAKGIAAGLPLSATAASKELMEKWPLGAHGTTFGGNPIACSAALASLEVLKTENLLENAKQMGEYALQKLQALKAEHPSIGSARGLGLMIGIEIIDPQTGKPDGEAVMDILNSSLDKGVLFYLCGNSGEVIRMIPPLIVTQEQIDQGLKVLEEAIMEHEAVVSKS; this is encoded by the coding sequence ATGAACAGAGAAAATTGGAGTCATCTTGTCGGAAACATTTCAAACCTATTGGCGCCAAGTATGGCAAAGGATCACCCTAATTTGCCGGTGGTTAAGGCGGAAGGCTGCTATTACTACGGTGTCGATGGTAAAGAGTATTTGGATTTTACATCAGGCATCGCAGTGGAAAATGTCGGACATCGCCATCCAAAGGTTGTACAGGCCATCAAAGACAGTGCAGACCATTTGGTGCACGGCCCGTCAGGCGTTATCATCTATGAATCGATTTTGCGGCTCGCAGATGAGCTTGGGAAAATTACGCCGGGAAATCTGGATTGCTTTTTCTTTGCGAACAGCGGGACTGAAGCAATCGAAGGAGCTATTAAGCTTGCAAAGTATGTCACGCGGAGGCCCTATGTTGTTTCCTTCACAGGCTGTTTCCATGGAAGGTCTATGGGGGCACTCAGTGTATCCACATCCAAGAGCAAATACCGCAAGTTTCAGCAGCCGTCCTGGCTGACCTATCAGCTTCCATATGCGGATGAGCGGGATTGTCCTTTTGGTGAAGATCCTGAGGAGTACTTCCCAAGAAAACTGGAAAAGGACGCTGAAACACTCTTCAAGCATCAGGTAGACCCGGAAGAGGTTGCCTGCATGATCATTGAACCGGTTCTCGGGGAAGGAGGCTATATCATTCCTCCAAAGAAATGGATGCAGAAAATCAGGGAAATCTGTGACCGGCATGGAATCCTGCTGATATTTGATGAAGTGCAAACCGGCTTTGGGCGTACTGGGGAATGGTTTGCCGCCCAGGCTTTTGATGTGGTGCCGGATATCATGGCAATTGCAAAAGGAATTGCGGCAGGACTGCCGTTAAGCGCAACTGCAGCCTCAAAGGAACTCATGGAAAAATGGCCGCTCGGTGCCCACGGAACAACCTTCGGGGGAAATCCGATTGCCTGCTCTGCAGCATTGGCTTCTCTTGAAGTACTAAAAACGGAGAATCTTTTGGAAAATGCAAAGCAAATGGGAGAGTATGCATTACAGAAATTACAGGCTTTGAAAGCCGAACACCCTTCAATTGGCAGTGCCAGAGGTCTGGGGCTGATGATCGGCATTGAAATAATCGATCCCCAAACCGGAAAACCGGATGGAGAAGCGGTAATGGATATCCTGAATTCTTCTCTTGATAAGGGAGTCCTCTTTTATCTCTGCGGAAATTCAGGGGAAGTGATTCGGATGATTCCGCCGCTTATCGTGACACAGGAGCAAATTGACCAGGGTCTGAAAGTATTGGAAGAAGCAATTATGGAACATGAAGCAGTTGTTTCCAAATCATAA
- a CDS encoding sigma-54 interaction domain-containing protein, with protein sequence MNSFFMDWNNDREVISSMEEDIMVTNADGIIIKVSKGSGGHYGIEPDTLLGESVYELERRGVFKPAITPEVLRKKKKVILVQKAGSGKKILVTGIPVFNETGNIDHIVSYSYDVSEILVIKEYLNSVEEEMARVKSELDLLRNKSTKMDGMIADSLAMRNIAETIRRIRDVDVTVLLLGESGVGKSALAKWIHQNSTRKDGPFIEVNCSAIPESIFEAEFFGYEGGAFTGAKNKGKMGFAEMAKGGTLFLDEIGELSAHLQAKLLKFIQDKQFYRVGGTKPVHADFRLLAATNKDLQKAVESRDFRQDLFFRLNVVPLKIPPLRERKEDLFALINYFLHSISKRHNRERHLDKFLVDHLLQLEWKGNVRELENLMERLIVTSTSLIITKDDLPYEYHMQGKKEGLIDYEGQTLPAILEDVEKKVLINARKHYRTTTEIAVALGISQPSVVRKLKKYDC encoded by the coding sequence ATGAACAGCTTTTTCATGGACTGGAATAATGACAGAGAAGTCATATCTTCAATGGAAGAAGACATTATGGTCACCAATGCAGACGGCATAATTATAAAGGTCAGTAAAGGCAGCGGGGGCCATTATGGCATCGAACCGGATACGCTTCTTGGTGAGTCTGTATATGAACTGGAAAGAAGAGGAGTGTTTAAGCCTGCGATCACTCCTGAAGTACTAAGGAAAAAGAAAAAAGTCATTCTGGTGCAAAAAGCCGGCTCAGGCAAAAAAATCCTGGTTACTGGTATTCCTGTATTCAATGAAACTGGGAATATTGATCATATTGTCAGCTATTCCTACGATGTTTCAGAAATTCTTGTTATAAAAGAATATCTGAACAGTGTTGAAGAAGAAATGGCCAGGGTGAAGAGTGAACTGGATCTCCTCCGCAATAAGAGCACTAAAATGGATGGCATGATAGCTGACAGTCTGGCGATGAGAAATATTGCCGAAACCATTAGAAGAATCCGCGATGTAGATGTCACAGTCCTGCTCCTGGGTGAGTCAGGAGTCGGAAAATCGGCTCTCGCCAAATGGATTCATCAAAATAGTACGCGAAAAGACGGGCCGTTCATTGAAGTAAACTGCAGTGCCATTCCGGAATCCATCTTTGAGGCTGAGTTTTTCGGGTATGAAGGCGGTGCTTTTACAGGGGCAAAGAATAAAGGCAAAATGGGATTTGCTGAAATGGCAAAAGGAGGCACACTATTTCTTGATGAAATTGGCGAACTCTCAGCCCATCTGCAGGCAAAGCTGCTGAAATTCATACAAGACAAGCAGTTTTATAGAGTAGGAGGGACAAAGCCGGTTCATGCAGACTTTCGGCTCCTGGCAGCTACGAATAAGGATCTTCAAAAAGCAGTGGAATCCAGGGACTTCAGGCAGGACTTATTCTTCCGGCTGAATGTGGTGCCCTTAAAGATTCCGCCGCTCAGGGAGCGGAAAGAGGATTTATTTGCTCTCATTAATTATTTTCTCCACTCTATCTCCAAGCGGCATAATCGGGAAAGACACCTGGACAAATTCCTGGTCGATCACCTGCTGCAGCTTGAGTGGAAGGGAAACGTAAGAGAACTTGAAAACCTGATGGAGCGGCTTATCGTGACAAGCACCAGCCTGATAATCACGAAAGACGACCTGCCTTATGAATACCATATGCAAGGAAAAAAAGAGGGTTTAATAGATTATGAGGGACAAACTCTTCCCGCTATATTGGAAGATGTAGAGAAAAAAGTATTAATTAATGCTAGGAAACATTACCGGACCACTACTGAAATAGCGGTCGCACTGGGAATCAGTCAGCCTTCAGTAGTAAGAAAATTAAAAAAATATGATTGTTAA
- a CDS encoding TspO/MBR family protein, whose product MITVNALANILPLNGQTTGEISNKLEVLFTPAGYVFSIWGFIYLLLGVWLARQIPKKRRNLPIYRQNSLLFIVSCMLNSLWIFAWHYEYFLLSVIIMIALLFTLILLYKNAKEFDPDFLDFASFSVYLGWISVAAIANISFYLTYIGWDGLGLKDSVWTYIMLAVATGLALVFRIKNNDWLYPLIFVWAFIGIGVRNMENDPNVAYAAYFAAFFTAAGILLTRKKT is encoded by the coding sequence ATGATTACAGTAAATGCGCTGGCAAACATTCTGCCTTTGAATGGGCAGACAACAGGTGAGATATCCAATAAGCTGGAGGTTCTTTTCACGCCGGCAGGGTATGTATTCAGCATTTGGGGATTCATCTATTTGCTGCTGGGTGTCTGGCTGGCAAGGCAAATTCCTAAGAAGCGAAGGAATCTTCCCATTTACAGACAGAACAGTCTACTGTTTATTGTGAGCTGTATGTTAAACAGTCTTTGGATTTTCGCCTGGCACTACGAGTATTTTCTTTTATCTGTAATCATTATGATTGCACTACTGTTTACTCTAATCCTTTTATACAAAAATGCTAAGGAATTTGATCCTGATTTTCTGGATTTTGCTTCATTTTCGGTTTACTTAGGGTGGATTTCTGTAGCGGCGATTGCAAATATCAGCTTTTATCTTACCTATATTGGCTGGGATGGATTGGGTCTTAAAGACAGTGTGTGGACATACATCATGCTCGCAGTGGCCACCGGCCTGGCTCTTGTATTCCGCATTAAGAATAATGACTGGCTTTATCCGCTTATATTTGTATGGGCATTTATCGGCATTGGAGTCAGAAATATGGAAAATGACCCAAATGTGGCTTATGCCGCTTACTTCGCTGCCTTTTTTACAGCCGCAGGCATTCTCCTGACCAGAAAAAAAACTTAA
- a CDS encoding cation diffusion facilitator family transporter — MSVIALLKKGNKSSGMAAIGNTALAIAKGLAAFASGSGAMLATTLHSLADALNQGFVFFGSALAEKAPTKRFPTGFGRVINLFVLIAVIVISIMAYETIHKGWELIQHPKESTDLWLNVGVMILAVAVDGFILLKAMKEIGHETRNPAKGFGIVPVAFKNVRLASPPTRLVFYEDIIATFGALLALASILIAHFTGLYFLDGVGTILIGLLLVGIAVKIGFENTLGLIGVAAPKDIEDRIAQIILGDPQVVDIKQLRLIQEGRRYHVEGYIELVEGLTLADADDIKIGVRNQLLDDPDISDVTLGILETDQIQTWK, encoded by the coding sequence ATGTCTGTGATTGCTTTATTGAAAAAAGGAAACAAATCATCGGGAATGGCAGCAATCGGAAATACGGCTCTGGCAATTGCTAAAGGCCTGGCAGCTTTTGCAAGCGGGAGCGGGGCCATGCTTGCCACGACCCTTCATTCTCTTGCAGATGCACTGAATCAGGGGTTTGTGTTCTTCGGCAGTGCGCTTGCGGAAAAGGCGCCGACCAAAAGATTCCCAACAGGATTTGGCCGGGTGATCAACCTTTTCGTCTTAATTGCTGTTATTGTCATTTCCATCATGGCCTATGAAACGATACATAAAGGCTGGGAATTGATTCAGCATCCAAAGGAATCAACCGACCTCTGGCTCAATGTGGGAGTAATGATCCTTGCCGTAGCTGTCGATGGATTTATTTTATTAAAAGCCATGAAGGAAATCGGCCATGAAACGAGGAATCCAGCCAAAGGATTTGGCATTGTGCCTGTTGCCTTTAAAAATGTCAGGCTTGCATCTCCTCCAACACGCCTGGTTTTTTATGAAGATATTATCGCGACATTTGGTGCGCTGCTTGCCCTTGCTTCGATTCTGATCGCTCATTTTACAGGCCTTTACTTCCTGGATGGGGTGGGCACGATTTTAATTGGGCTGCTTCTGGTGGGGATAGCAGTGAAAATCGGATTTGAAAATACGCTTGGCCTGATTGGAGTGGCTGCACCAAAAGACATAGAAGACCGTATTGCCCAAATTATTCTTGGTGACCCCCAGGTTGTGGATATTAAACAGCTGCGGCTGATCCAGGAGGGAAGAAGATATCATGTGGAAGGGTATATTGAACTGGTCGAAGGCCTCACCCTTGCCGATGCGGATGATATAAAAATTGGTGTAAGGAATCAGTTGCTTGATGACCCTGATATTAGTGACGTAACGCTTGGAATACTTGAGACAGACCAAATCCAGACGTGGAAATGA
- a CDS encoding response regulator transcription factor, translating to MIKVLFVDDHEMVRIGVSSYLTAQPDIEVIGEADNGKTAIDLALELRPDIILMDLVMKEMDGIEATRRIIEQWPEAKIIIVTSFLDDEKVYPALEAGATSYMLKTSKASEIAEAVRSTYHGQSVLEPEVTGKMMVKMRQKNQVLPHEELTSREMEILLLMTEGKTNQEIADELFIALKTVKTHVSNILSKLQVQDRTQAVIYAFKHSLVK from the coding sequence ATGATTAAAGTTTTATTTGTGGATGATCATGAAATGGTTCGGATTGGAGTGTCTTCCTATTTGACGGCACAGCCGGATATTGAAGTAATAGGAGAAGCGGATAACGGAAAAACAGCTATTGATCTGGCACTTGAATTGCGGCCTGATATCATTCTGATGGATCTCGTCATGAAAGAAATGGATGGAATCGAGGCGACCAGAAGAATCATCGAGCAATGGCCTGAAGCTAAGATCATCATTGTCACAAGCTTCCTGGATGATGAAAAAGTGTATCCGGCACTGGAAGCCGGGGCGACAAGCTATATGCTGAAAACCTCCAAAGCCAGTGAAATTGCTGAGGCAGTCCGCTCGACCTATCATGGACAGTCGGTGCTTGAACCGGAAGTAACCGGTAAAATGATGGTGAAAATGAGGCAGAAAAACCAGGTGCTGCCCCATGAAGAGCTGACAAGCCGCGAGATGGAAATCCTCCTGTTGATGACAGAAGGCAAAACGAACCAGGAAATCGCCGACGAGCTTTTCATTGCCTTAAAAACAGTCAAAACACATGTGAGCAATATACTAAGCAAACTGCAGGTGCAGGACAGGACCCAGGCTGTCATATATGCCTTTAAGCACTCGCTTGTTAAATAA